Proteins encoded by one window of Porphyromonas vaginalis:
- a CDS encoding 4-alpha-glucanotransferase — protein MSQMPRQAGIAVPLFSLRRHGDAGCGDFAALEALAPVAERMGMRIIQLLPLEDTTLYGDSRDSYPYRPIASTVLNPIYIAVDQLPPLADQQLEQELRAEAERLSAQKTFDYTAVWQLKRRWLWASFTEQVDASPYFTDMLNRYAGLTLKYATFSRSPIWHYWVCMRMALDLLPDLNREEWDFWDAMKRVKELEQENKPLVVRTGNFYAYCYMVAQRQMRRAVATIRQHGLALMGDLPVGVDPHAADTLAYPAQFNKRLSCGAPPDYFSPDGQNWGIVTCRRNWKTLWRERFDYLERFYDYLRVDHVLGFFRIWSIPRDGRSGMLGYFLPSRRYLKREITKLGLAETLRPEWIAPTKNPATTQVLWIERLDAGYVPRYDVASAAPFAKLSPDLQERMRAVCEEYYYGGNEELWRERGLERLTFLKSLTSIHLCAEDLGMVPQCVYPVLEELGILKLYVERMPKSAGIEFEAAPYFSEDSVGTTSTHDCAPLRLWWAEDAARSRRYYDYFLTDYGVPYDTTLTPELAEIIVRRHLESPSRLCILPLQDWLALNPEHCATVDPHSEQINDPSNPHHVWCYRMPSHVEELPDDWIRQLRQMIAETHRL, from the coding sequence ATGAGTCAGATGCCCCGTCAGGCTGGGATAGCCGTTCCCCTCTTTAGTCTGCGTCGCCACGGCGATGCGGGCTGTGGTGACTTTGCCGCCCTGGAGGCACTTGCGCCGGTGGCTGAGCGGATGGGGATGCGCATCATACAGTTGCTCCCGCTGGAAGACACCACCCTCTATGGCGATAGTCGCGACTCTTATCCCTATCGCCCGATAGCCTCTACGGTGCTCAATCCGATCTACATAGCTGTGGATCAGCTCCCCCCGCTGGCGGATCAACAGCTGGAGCAGGAGCTGCGTGCGGAGGCTGAGCGACTGAGTGCGCAAAAGACCTTCGACTATACGGCGGTGTGGCAACTCAAGCGACGCTGGCTGTGGGCCTCCTTTACGGAGCAGGTGGACGCTTCGCCATACTTCACCGATATGCTCAACCGCTATGCTGGGTTGACGCTCAAGTATGCTACTTTTAGTCGTTCCCCCATCTGGCACTACTGGGTCTGCATGCGAATGGCTCTAGACCTATTGCCCGATCTCAATCGTGAGGAGTGGGACTTCTGGGATGCAATGAAGCGGGTCAAGGAGCTGGAACAGGAAAACAAGCCTTTGGTCGTCCGTACGGGCAATTTCTACGCTTACTGCTATATGGTAGCGCAGCGACAGATGCGCCGTGCCGTAGCTACGATTCGTCAGCATGGGCTGGCGCTCATGGGCGATCTGCCCGTAGGGGTCGATCCGCATGCAGCGGACACGCTTGCTTACCCGGCCCAATTTAACAAGCGACTCTCGTGCGGAGCTCCTCCCGACTACTTCTCTCCAGATGGGCAGAACTGGGGTATCGTAACCTGTCGCAGGAATTGGAAAACGCTATGGCGTGAGCGCTTTGACTATCTAGAGCGCTTCTATGACTACCTGCGTGTGGATCACGTGCTGGGCTTCTTCCGCATCTGGTCCATACCACGGGACGGGCGCTCTGGGATGCTGGGCTACTTTCTTCCCTCACGACGCTACTTGAAGCGGGAGATCACCAAGCTAGGACTGGCCGAGACGCTACGACCGGAGTGGATAGCGCCGACCAAAAATCCAGCAACGACGCAGGTCCTTTGGATCGAACGTCTCGATGCGGGCTACGTGCCGCGCTACGATGTGGCGAGTGCTGCGCCCTTTGCAAAGCTGTCGCCCGATCTGCAGGAGCGTATGCGGGCTGTCTGCGAGGAGTATTATTACGGTGGCAATGAAGAGTTGTGGCGCGAGCGTGGACTGGAGCGTCTAACCTTCCTGAAGTCCTTGACTTCGATCCATCTTTGTGCCGAGGACTTGGGGATGGTCCCTCAGTGTGTCTACCCCGTCCTAGAGGAGCTAGGCATCCTCAAGCTATATGTGGAGCGCATGCCTAAGAGTGCCGGCATCGAGTTTGAGGCAGCACCCTACTTCTCTGAGGATAGTGTCGGCACCACCTCGACGCACGACTGTGCGCCACTACGCCTCTGGTGGGCGGAAGATGCTGCGCGGTCTCGTCGCTACTACGACTACTTCCTCACTGATTACGGCGTCCCCTACGACACCACGCTCACGCCCGAGCTGGCCGAGATCATCGTGCGCCGACACCTAGAGAGTCCCTCACGACTCTGCATATTGCCGCTGCAAGACTGGCTAGCCCTGAACCCCGAGCACTGCGCCACGGTCGATCCTCATAGCGAGCAGATCAACGACCCGAGCAACCCCCATCATGTCTGGTGCTATCGTATGCCTAGCCATGTCGAGGAGCTCCCCGACGACTGGATACGGCAGCTTCGCCAGATGATCGCAGAGACGCATCGGCTGTAA
- the efp gene encoding elongation factor P produces the protein MATTADFRNGMCLDIDGQYYFIVEFLHVKPGKGPAFVRTKLRNVATGRIIDKTWNSGVKVEEVRIERRPYQYLYNDDMGYHFMHPETFDQIAINGELIEGVRFLKEGDMVEAMVHAESETVLTCELPAHVDLRISHTEPGIKGDTATNSLKPATVETGAEIRVPLFINQDDVVTVDTRDGSYVGRVKE, from the coding sequence ATGGCTACAACAGCTGACTTTCGCAATGGCATGTGCCTAGACATTGATGGGCAGTACTACTTCATCGTAGAGTTTCTCCATGTTAAGCCTGGCAAGGGTCCTGCATTCGTTCGCACGAAGCTGCGCAATGTTGCTACGGGTCGCATCATCGACAAGACGTGGAATAGTGGTGTCAAGGTAGAGGAGGTGCGCATCGAGCGTCGTCCCTATCAGTATCTCTACAATGATGATATGGGCTACCACTTTATGCACCCCGAGACATTTGACCAGATCGCTATCAATGGCGAGCTGATCGAGGGTGTTCGCTTCCTCAAGGAGGGCGATATGGTCGAGGCAATGGTACATGCTGAGAGCGAGACCGTGCTGACCTGCGAGCTACCAGCACACGTTGATCTGCGCATCAGCCATACGGAGCCTGGTATCAAGGGCGATACGGCGACGAATAGTCTCAAGCCCGCAACCGTCGAGACGGGCGCTGAGATCCGCGTACCGCTCTTTATCAATCAGGACGATGTGGTCACGGTAGATACGCGTGACGGCTCTTACGTGGGGCGTGTCAAGGAGTAA
- a CDS encoding DUF4954 family protein, with translation MRKLNTKEIKQLTEQGCQAQDWSLVRVHKYFDASRCQQVHFIGQCEIGDNRGGRPSEEEPSYDEPYRLAHAKLVNCTIGDRVIIDGVRDCISHYDIGDDVVIHDIAALKVTGETAFGNGTLVEVLNETGGREVPICDILTAQTAYMLAMYRHDKELQAALSKLVEEYTASVRSDRGTIGESSQIRHCGLMTNIKVGPHSSIIGASVLENGSVNSTALSPTKVGYGVICRDFIFSAGSVVADGSNVSRCFVGQGCSVTHLFSAHDSLFFANCQCENGEACAVFAGPFTVTMHKSSLLIAGYYSFLNAGSGSNQSNHLYKLGPIHQGVVERGSKTTSDSYILWPSRIGAFSLIMGRHVDHIDSSDFPFSYIIENDNQTYLVPGTNLRSVGTIRDTKKWPKRDKRHPDEKLDCINYNLLSPYTVGKMYKGWHKLKALETHLGSSNATYIYHDMHIRHSSLVKGCRYYEMGIVKFLGNSLIQRIQDQAPKSKSELITCLPPTSNEGLSDWLDLAGMIAPRRLVRNLIKQIKEGQIKTLDEVNVAIRSIHSRYYEIEWHWAYDLLLRWYDIAAKDLTVERAIQIIQEWQETVIELDEYLLKDAHKEFEMLTQVGFGIDLDGDHNRRIDFEQVRGNYEDNAFVAEVHDHIRRKKLLGETILAQIDALPE, from the coding sequence ATGCGAAAGCTTAATACAAAAGAGATCAAACAGCTCACGGAGCAAGGGTGCCAAGCGCAAGACTGGTCCCTAGTGCGCGTTCATAAATACTTCGATGCTAGTCGCTGTCAGCAGGTTCACTTCATCGGACAGTGCGAGATAGGCGACAATCGTGGTGGTCGCCCCTCCGAGGAGGAGCCGAGCTACGACGAGCCCTACCGCCTGGCGCACGCTAAGCTAGTCAACTGTACCATCGGCGACCGAGTCATCATCGACGGTGTGCGGGACTGCATCTCGCATTACGACATCGGTGACGATGTGGTGATCCACGACATAGCAGCTCTCAAGGTAACGGGCGAGACCGCTTTTGGCAATGGCACCCTCGTTGAGGTGCTCAACGAGACGGGTGGTCGTGAGGTGCCTATCTGCGACATCTTGACCGCTCAGACCGCTTACATGCTGGCGATGTATCGCCACGACAAGGAGTTGCAGGCAGCACTCTCTAAGCTCGTCGAGGAGTATACAGCCTCCGTGCGGTCGGATCGTGGTACCATCGGTGAGTCTTCTCAGATCAGGCATTGCGGTCTGATGACCAATATCAAGGTGGGTCCCCACAGCTCTATCATCGGTGCCTCGGTGCTAGAGAATGGCTCGGTCAATAGTACGGCCCTGAGCCCCACAAAGGTTGGCTACGGAGTGATCTGTCGGGACTTTATCTTTTCTGCTGGCAGCGTGGTTGCTGACGGCTCCAACGTCTCCCGCTGCTTCGTCGGTCAGGGTTGTTCGGTCACCCACCTCTTCAGTGCGCATGACTCGCTCTTCTTTGCCAATTGTCAGTGCGAAAATGGGGAGGCTTGTGCCGTCTTTGCGGGACCCTTTACCGTCACGATGCACAAGAGTAGTCTGCTGATCGCTGGTTACTACTCCTTCCTCAATGCGGGCAGTGGCTCTAACCAGAGCAACCACCTGTACAAGCTTGGTCCCATTCACCAGGGCGTTGTAGAGCGTGGTAGCAAGACCACCTCCGACTCCTATATCTTGTGGCCTTCGCGCATCGGTGCTTTTAGCCTGATCATGGGGCGTCATGTGGATCATATTGACTCGTCAGACTTCCCCTTCTCCTATATTATAGAGAATGACAACCAGACCTACCTCGTGCCAGGCACCAACCTGCGTAGCGTCGGTACCATCCGTGATACCAAGAAGTGGCCTAAGCGAGATAAGCGTCACCCGGACGAAAAGCTCGACTGCATCAACTACAACCTCCTCTCGCCCTATACGGTCGGTAAAATGTACAAGGGGTGGCACAAGCTCAAAGCACTGGAGACGCACCTCGGCAGCTCCAATGCGACCTATATCTATCACGATATGCACATCCGTCACAGCTCCCTCGTCAAGGGGTGTCGCTACTACGAGATGGGTATCGTCAAGTTCCTCGGCAACTCCCTCATCCAGCGCATTCAGGACCAAGCACCCAAGAGCAAGAGCGAGCTAATCACCTGCCTGCCACCTACCAGCAATGAGGGGCTCTCGGACTGGCTCGACCTAGCGGGTATGATCGCTCCACGTCGCCTCGTACGCAACCTGATCAAGCAGATCAAAGAGGGGCAGATCAAGACGCTCGACGAGGTCAACGTCGCCATCCGCTCGATACATAGTCGCTACTACGAGATCGAGTGGCACTGGGCATACGATCTGCTCTTGCGTTGGTACGACATCGCCGCCAAGGATCTGACCGTAGAGCGAGCCATACAGATCATCCAGGAGTGGCAAGAGACCGTCATCGAGCTAGACGAGTATCTGCTTAAGGATGCTCACAAAGAGTTTGAGATGCTCACGCAGGTCGGCTTCGGCATAGACCTCGACGGCGATCACAACCGTCGCATCGACTTCGAGCAGGTACGTGGCAACTATGAGGACAATGCCTTCGTCGCAGAGGTGCACGACCACATACGTCGCAAGAAGCTCCTCGGCGAGACAATCCTCGCGCAGATCGACGCGCTGCCCGAGTGA
- a CDS encoding S-ribosylhomocysteine lyase gives MKDIPSFTIDHERLKRGVYVSRRDLVGDQVVTTFDIRMKAPNREPVLDLSALHTIEHLVATYLRNDPEWGSRIIYWGPMGCLTGNYLIIVGDLNPLDIADLLRRAFDFVAHYEGAVPGVAPRDCGNYKLHNLELAREESRRYLEEVLEHLDDSNTHYPQ, from the coding sequence ATGAAGGATATCCCAAGCTTTACCATAGATCACGAGCGTCTCAAGCGTGGTGTCTATGTCTCTCGTCGTGACCTCGTGGGTGATCAGGTTGTGACCACCTTCGACATACGCATGAAGGCTCCTAATCGTGAGCCTGTCCTCGACCTGAGTGCGCTGCATACGATAGAGCATCTCGTAGCGACCTATCTGCGCAATGATCCCGAGTGGGGAAGTCGTATCATCTACTGGGGACCGATGGGTTGCTTGACGGGCAACTACCTGATTATAGTCGGAGATCTTAACCCGCTAGATATAGCAGACCTGCTCCGTCGTGCCTTTGACTTTGTAGCGCACTATGAGGGTGCCGTGCCTGGCGTGGCACCTCGTGACTGTGGCAACTACAAGCTGCACAACCTAGAGCTGGCACGTGAGGAGTCACGACGCTATCTAGAGGAGGTGCTAGAGCATCTAGATGACTCAAATACACACTATCCTCAATAA
- a CDS encoding sugar phosphate nucleotidyltransferase, whose product MKPTLVIMAAGMGSRYGGLKQLDKLGPAGESIMDYSVFDAIRAGFGKVVFVIRHAFAEQFKEQVLQKYQKAVDTAVVYQKIDSLPEGFTAPAERTKPWGTNHALMMAAPEIDGPFAVINADDFYGREAFQTMSDYLSQLPADSRGAYCMVAYDIESTLTAEGSVSRGVCKASPEGYLMHITEHKNIHENENHEIVSMHDGKKLSIARGTLVSMNLWGFTPDYLEHSERLFADFLREHGNEPTSEFFIPTVVDTLIRQGLAQVQVLSTDARWFGATYASDRDMVIEHLAKLTDAGEYPSPLL is encoded by the coding sequence ATGAAACCTACACTAGTCATTATGGCTGCTGGCATGGGCAGTCGCTATGGCGGACTCAAGCAGCTAGACAAGTTGGGACCAGCGGGTGAGAGTATCATGGACTACTCCGTCTTTGATGCGATCCGAGCAGGCTTTGGCAAGGTAGTCTTTGTCATACGTCACGCCTTTGCCGAGCAATTCAAAGAGCAGGTGCTACAGAAGTATCAGAAGGCTGTCGACACGGCTGTCGTCTATCAGAAGATAGACTCTCTGCCCGAGGGCTTTACCGCTCCTGCTGAGCGCACTAAGCCGTGGGGTACGAATCACGCCCTGATGATGGCAGCACCTGAGATCGATGGCCCTTTTGCGGTGATCAATGCTGACGACTTCTACGGTCGTGAGGCTTTTCAGACGATGAGTGACTACCTCTCTCAGCTGCCCGCTGATAGTCGTGGTGCTTACTGTATGGTCGCCTACGACATCGAGAGTACGCTCACGGCTGAGGGTAGTGTGAGCCGTGGCGTATGTAAGGCTTCGCCCGAGGGCTACCTCATGCACATCACCGAGCATAAGAACATTCACGAGAATGAGAATCACGAGATAGTCAGTATGCACGACGGCAAGAAGCTCTCCATAGCTCGTGGTACACTCGTATCGATGAACCTCTGGGGCTTTACGCCTGACTACTTGGAGCACTCTGAGAGACTCTTTGCGGATTTCCTCAGAGAGCATGGTAATGAGCCTACGTCTGAGTTTTTTATCCCGACAGTCGTCGACACGTTGATCCGTCAGGGACTGGCGCAGGTACAGGTCTTGAGCACCGATGCCCGCTGGTTTGGTGCGACCTACGCCTCTGACCGTGATATGGTCATAGAGCATCTGGCGAAGCTGACCGACGCGGGAGAGTATCCCTCACCTCTACTCTAG
- a CDS encoding M13 family metallopeptidase, with translation MNNCKLLVAALCAASITFSACNKKQENQTNEEIVPAINLADMDTLVRPQDDFYHYVNGGWIKANPLKPAYSRFGTFDVLRDRSLEQIHGIVDELAQGNYKAGTNEYRVSVLYKQAIDSVKRNELGAQPILDELKAIEAIDSKEALVDFAAQQDNKGDATFFGTYVMADAENSDMNIFNLNQTGLALGNKEYYTDPKNAEIIKAYNQYIERIAQLAGYSAEDAQRIAKNNIAISNILADMCYSQTQLRDVARNFNKVEVKKFVADNPGFDWARYIEGRKLQTLESWNAGQLDFFKKFSKWFPTADLQALKDYVLAQTIDGYASYLSDDFVQASFDFYSTTLSGVKEMHPRWRRAVNLLNGTLGEALGEVYVKKYFPAEAKERMETMISNLQAALKDRISQLEWMSDETKQKAIEKLSKFTVKIGYPDKWKDYSKLNISEDKSFVENLRSAIQFEHDFNMSELGQPVDRSRWLMNPQDVNAYYMPSTNEICFPAGILQPPFFNINADDAVNYGAIGVVIGHEMTHGFDDQGSEFDAVGNMNNWWTVADKKNFKTSTERLAQQFSQIKINDKLNADGHLTLGENIADQGGLLVSYLALQKQLEGKKVEKIDGFTPAQRFFIGYARVWGQNITPEEEVRLTKIDPHSLGINRVNQALKNIDAFYEAFNVQPGDPMYIAPEERVVVW, from the coding sequence ATGAACAATTGCAAACTACTAGTCGCTGCTCTGTGCGCAGCTTCTATTACGTTCTCTGCTTGTAACAAGAAGCAGGAGAATCAGACCAACGAGGAGATCGTCCCAGCTATCAATCTAGCTGATATGGACACCCTCGTGCGTCCACAGGATGACTTCTACCACTATGTCAATGGTGGCTGGATTAAGGCTAACCCACTGAAGCCGGCTTACAGTCGCTTCGGTACCTTTGACGTGCTACGTGACCGCTCACTCGAGCAGATCCACGGCATCGTTGATGAGCTAGCTCAGGGTAACTACAAGGCTGGTACCAATGAGTATCGCGTCTCTGTACTATACAAGCAGGCTATAGACAGTGTCAAGCGCAACGAGCTAGGCGCTCAGCCGATCCTAGACGAACTAAAAGCTATCGAGGCGATCGACTCTAAGGAGGCGCTCGTAGACTTCGCAGCTCAGCAGGACAACAAGGGTGATGCTACCTTCTTCGGCACCTACGTCATGGCCGATGCTGAGAATAGCGATATGAACATCTTCAACCTCAATCAGACCGGTCTGGCTCTGGGCAACAAGGAGTACTACACAGACCCAAAGAATGCGGAGATCATCAAGGCATACAACCAGTACATCGAGCGCATCGCTCAGCTCGCTGGCTACTCTGCCGAGGATGCGCAGCGCATTGCGAAAAACAATATCGCTATCAGCAACATACTCGCTGACATGTGCTACTCGCAGACACAGCTTCGTGATGTAGCTCGCAACTTCAACAAGGTTGAGGTTAAGAAGTTTGTCGCTGACAACCCTGGCTTCGACTGGGCACGCTACATCGAGGGGCGCAAGCTTCAGACTCTAGAGTCTTGGAATGCTGGTCAGCTAGACTTCTTCAAGAAGTTTAGCAAGTGGTTCCCCACGGCAGACCTACAGGCACTCAAGGACTATGTCCTAGCACAGACCATCGACGGCTATGCGAGCTATCTCTCGGATGACTTTGTACAGGCTAGCTTCGACTTCTACTCCACGACACTCTCAGGTGTCAAGGAGATGCACCCACGCTGGCGTCGTGCCGTCAACCTCCTCAATGGCACGCTCGGTGAGGCACTCGGCGAGGTCTATGTCAAGAAGTACTTCCCCGCAGAGGCTAAGGAGCGTATGGAGACGATGATCAGCAACCTACAGGCTGCGCTCAAGGATCGTATCTCTCAGCTCGAGTGGATGTCTGACGAAACGAAGCAGAAGGCTATCGAGAAGCTCTCTAAATTCACCGTCAAGATCGGCTATCCTGACAAGTGGAAGGACTACTCTAAGCTCAACATCTCAGAGGACAAGAGCTTTGTGGAGAACCTTCGCAGTGCTATCCAGTTCGAGCACGACTTCAACATGTCTGAGCTAGGTCAGCCAGTCGATCGCTCTCGTTGGCTCATGAATCCTCAGGATGTCAACGCTTACTACATGCCTTCGACGAATGAGATCTGCTTCCCCGCTGGTATCCTACAGCCTCCATTCTTCAACATCAACGCTGATGACGCTGTCAACTATGGTGCTATCGGTGTGGTCATCGGTCATGAGATGACGCACGGATTTGACGATCAGGGTAGCGAGTTTGACGCTGTCGGCAATATGAACAACTGGTGGACTGTCGCTGACAAGAAGAACTTCAAGACCTCTACGGAGCGTCTCGCGCAGCAGTTCAGCCAGATCAAGATCAATGACAAACTCAACGCTGATGGCCATCTGACGCTCGGTGAGAATATCGCTGATCAGGGCGGTCTCCTAGTCTCTTACCTAGCACTCCAGAAGCAGCTCGAGGGCAAGAAGGTCGAGAAGATCGACGGCTTCACACCAGCACAGCGCTTCTTCATCGGTTACGCTCGTGTATGGGGACAAAACATCACTCCCGAGGAGGAGGTACGTCTGACCAAGATTGACCCACACAGCTTGGGCATCAACCGTGTCAATCAGGCTCTGAAGAACATTGATGCCTTCTATGAGGCATTCAACGTCCAGCCTGGCGACCCCATGTACATTGCTCCTGAGGAGCGTGTCGTGGTCTGGTAA
- the pepE gene encoding dipeptidase PepE: MKKLLLISNSASQGQPYLGYAAEEIGRFLGPVAQDVLFVPYAAITYSWDEYVAKVNNALGGVGVNVTGLHTYDKPLQAIASAQAIMVGGGNTWALLKQLQDMGAMKLIRERVLEDGIPYVGWSAGSNLACPTIMTTNDMPICNPDTTQALGLISFQINPHYLDAHPEGHGGETREQRIREFVKYNPNCDVLGLREGSMLHITGDKITLWGERTARLFNYPTFYDNPLEIEPGVLAYSEKK; the protein is encoded by the coding sequence ATGAAGAAACTCTTACTGATATCCAACTCCGCATCTCAGGGGCAGCCCTATCTGGGCTACGCTGCCGAGGAGATCGGTCGCTTCCTAGGTCCGGTGGCTCAGGATGTACTCTTTGTCCCTTATGCCGCTATCACCTATAGCTGGGATGAGTATGTAGCTAAGGTTAATAATGCTCTTGGTGGCGTTGGCGTCAATGTCACGGGTCTGCATACCTACGATAAGCCGCTACAAGCTATTGCCTCTGCACAGGCTATCATGGTGGGTGGTGGCAATACATGGGCACTCCTCAAGCAACTACAAGATATGGGTGCTATGAAGCTCATCCGCGAGCGTGTCCTCGAAGACGGCATCCCCTACGTGGGCTGGAGTGCTGGCTCTAACCTCGCCTGTCCGACGATCATGACGACAAACGATATGCCTATCTGCAATCCTGATACGACGCAGGCGCTGGGGCTTATCTCCTTCCAGATCAATCCGCACTACCTCGATGCACATCCTGAGGGACATGGCGGTGAGACGCGCGAGCAGCGTATTCGTGAGTTTGTCAAGTACAATCCCAACTGCGACGTCCTTGGTCTGCGAGAGGGGAGTATGCTCCATATCACGGGTGACAAGATCACGCTGTGGGGAGAGCGTACGGCTCGGCTCTTTAACTATCCCACCTTCTACGACAATCCGCTAGAGATAGAGCCTGGAGTACTCGCCTATAGCGAGAAAAAGTAG
- a CDS encoding endonuclease/exonuclease/phosphatase family protein has product MTSSIFLDFRGFVLLLFLLGSGCCLVAQQRFTIVSYNVENLFDTIPSTRWDDREYLPTARKGWTAERMKRKCHQLAEVISYATAWDIPALIALQEVESVEALEQLAHYTLLRGGNYKTICATGSDRRGSHVALLYDADRFAVEQTEEWPLCITPDSIYPTRNLLFVSGRLPSAAPLSLIVCHLPSRRGGATAETARAALIEMLRTRTDSLLRANPEQSIVVVGDFNATPEDGLTDSWAASYHTYLSQNDSLAMVDLTPPFTDEQLKTMPPGSYYYRGYWERIDRLFVSRTLLTETRYPRLELETVRIALPPQKYMHESPAPWGRPRRTYGGDSYLAGPSDHLPLVATLLY; this is encoded by the coding sequence ATGACCAGCTCCATCTTCCTAGACTTTCGTGGTTTCGTGCTGCTCTTATTCCTCTTAGGCAGTGGTTGTTGCTTGGTAGCGCAGCAGAGGTTTACCATTGTCTCATACAATGTGGAGAACCTCTTTGACACCATCCCCAGCACCCGCTGGGATGATCGCGAGTACCTCCCCACGGCCCGCAAAGGGTGGACGGCAGAGCGTATGAAGCGCAAGTGCCATCAGCTAGCCGAGGTGATCTCCTATGCGACCGCCTGGGATATACCCGCTCTCATAGCACTACAAGAGGTCGAGAGCGTAGAGGCACTCGAGCAGCTGGCGCACTACACGCTCTTACGAGGGGGCAACTACAAGACCATCTGCGCCACAGGCTCCGACCGCCGTGGTTCTCACGTGGCTCTGCTCTATGACGCAGACCGCTTTGCCGTAGAGCAGACCGAGGAGTGGCCACTGTGCATCACGCCCGACAGCATCTACCCGACACGCAACCTGCTCTTCGTCTCCGGTCGCCTCCCCTCCGCAGCGCCGCTCTCGCTCATCGTCTGCCACCTCCCCTCACGCCGAGGAGGTGCTACCGCCGAGACTGCTCGTGCTGCGCTCATCGAGATGCTCCGCACGCGTACCGATAGCCTGCTGAGGGCTAATCCTGAGCAAAGCATCGTCGTCGTGGGTGACTTCAACGCCACCCCAGAAGATGGCTTGACCGACAGCTGGGCTGCCTCCTACCACACCTACCTATCTCAAAACGATTCGTTAGCTATGGTAGACCTCACGCCCCCATTCACCGACGAGCAACTCAAGACGATGCCCCCAGGGAGCTACTATTACCGAGGCTACTGGGAGCGCATCGACCGACTCTTCGTCTCCCGCACGCTGCTCACCGAGACGCGCTATCCGCGTCTAGAGCTAGAGACGGTACGCATAGCCCTGCCCCCGCAGAAGTACATGCACGAGAGCCCAGCCCCGTGGGGCCGTCCGCGACGAACGTACGGCGGCGACAGCTACCTCGCCGGCCCCAGTGACCACCTTCCGCTCGTCGCCACCCTCCTCTACTGA